In one window of Janthinobacterium sp. 1_2014MBL_MicDiv DNA:
- a CDS encoding S8 family peptidase: MTFRPALRPISLAVLSLFASLSFQAHADDLRRPYIVQLTDKPIASYAGSVEGLGATQPAAGGRLDLASAEVQLYGDYLEQKQARVQALVAAAPVQYQYKIVLNGFSALLTDAEVRQLQASGEVASIAPDEPRTLQTNYTPTFLGLDQPGGLWSQLGGKQHAGEDIIIGIVDGGVWPENLSYADKVDANGTPTFDPNATLAYGAAPAAWKGSCQAGEGFTQAHCNNKLLGAQYFNAVRLTETDKIQHWSEFTSPRDSVGDPSGEGGHGTHTSSTAGGNAGVPVTANGSPLGAISGVAPRARLSVYKVCWSYNLATQPTGAKNGCYGGDSVAAIEKAVQDGVHVINYSISGGGSVNDPVEQAFLHASNAGVFVAASAGNAGPANTVAHVSPWITTVAASTHNRANQANVTLSNGASYTGASLNYNPLPATTLIRAQDAGLPGADAQKLALCYRAGDNGGVALLDPAKVAGKVVSCLRGTTARTDKGLAVLEAGGAGMVLVDTGVGLVSDPHVLPAVHVSAADGALINAQAQTGVAKAAISRFVTNGNGPAAPVVADFSSRGPNLYDANLLKPDVTAPGVDILAGGSPALSRAQRDAVQDGSLVPAQAYIFLQGTSMASPHVAGLAALLRQQHPDWSPAAIKSALMTTGSTTLPDIQTGDARGILPWGQGAGHVTPNKATDPGLVYDASLADYKKYMCGVGMTAECAGGTIAGYNLNVPSITIANVLGTQTVTRRVTNVGSSSATYTASASISGYSVAVAPATLVLAPGETKSFNVTLTRTTAPDNAWQYGALVWSDGVHTVRSPVTARSGRAVQSPALLQSDKVSGLRSLTLSTGFAGKVGAATGGLKEVTRSAQTISQAVPGSVETLAQMATACKAGASGVRVVNVSIPASTVVARFETFDRDTTEGAGNDLDLLLLNSAGATVATSATAGSNEAITVTTPAAGNYKLCVVGYELANGASTGFGLSSAVVTTADKGGNLKATLPGKVYVGGSATAGVSWSALETGKRYLGGVVFLDGNNAAASTTVLSVETNSPLPLAVPSLRNVKADAKL; encoded by the coding sequence ATGACATTCCGTCCCGCTTTGCGTCCCATTTCGCTCGCCGTGCTGAGCCTGTTTGCCAGCCTGAGCTTCCAGGCCCACGCCGACGACCTGCGCCGCCCCTACATCGTGCAACTGACCGATAAACCGATCGCTTCCTACGCCGGCTCGGTGGAAGGCCTGGGCGCGACCCAGCCTGCCGCCGGCGGCCGCCTCGACCTGGCCAGCGCGGAAGTGCAGCTGTACGGCGACTACCTCGAGCAGAAACAGGCGCGGGTACAGGCCCTCGTCGCCGCCGCGCCCGTGCAATACCAGTACAAGATCGTCCTCAACGGTTTCTCCGCCCTGCTGACCGACGCCGAAGTGCGCCAGCTGCAGGCCAGCGGCGAAGTGGCCAGCATCGCCCCCGACGAACCGCGCACCCTGCAGACGAACTACACGCCGACCTTCCTGGGCCTGGACCAGCCGGGCGGCCTGTGGAGCCAGCTGGGCGGCAAGCAGCATGCGGGCGAAGACATCATCATCGGCATCGTCGATGGCGGCGTGTGGCCGGAAAACCTGTCGTATGCGGACAAGGTCGACGCCAACGGCACCCCGACCTTCGACCCGAACGCCACCCTGGCCTACGGCGCCGCGCCAGCCGCCTGGAAGGGCAGCTGCCAGGCGGGCGAAGGCTTTACGCAAGCCCATTGCAACAACAAGCTGCTCGGCGCGCAATACTTCAACGCCGTGCGCCTGACCGAAACGGACAAGATCCAGCACTGGAGCGAATTCACGTCGCCGCGCGATTCCGTTGGCGACCCCAGCGGTGAAGGCGGCCACGGCACGCACACCTCGTCCACCGCGGGCGGCAATGCGGGCGTGCCCGTCACGGCGAACGGTTCGCCGCTGGGCGCGATTTCCGGCGTCGCGCCGCGCGCCCGCCTGTCCGTCTACAAAGTGTGCTGGTCCTACAACCTGGCCACCCAGCCCACGGGCGCGAAGAACGGCTGCTACGGCGGCGACAGCGTGGCGGCGATCGAAAAAGCCGTGCAGGATGGCGTACACGTGATCAACTACTCGATCAGCGGCGGCGGCAGCGTCAACGATCCCGTCGAGCAAGCCTTCCTGCATGCCTCGAATGCGGGCGTCTTCGTTGCCGCATCGGCCGGCAACGCGGGCCCGGCCAACACGGTAGCCCACGTCAGCCCATGGATCACGACGGTGGCCGCCTCGACGCACAACCGCGCCAACCAGGCCAACGTCACCCTGAGCAACGGCGCCAGCTACACGGGCGCCTCGCTCAACTACAACCCGCTGCCGGCGACCACCCTGATCCGCGCGCAGGACGCGGGCCTGCCCGGCGCCGATGCGCAAAAGCTGGCCCTGTGCTACCGCGCCGGCGACAATGGCGGCGTCGCCCTGCTGGACCCGGCCAAGGTCGCCGGCAAGGTCGTCAGCTGCCTGCGCGGCACCACGGCGCGCACCGACAAGGGCCTCGCCGTGCTGGAAGCGGGCGGCGCCGGCATGGTGCTGGTCGACACGGGCGTGGGCCTGGTATCCGACCCGCACGTGCTGCCGGCCGTGCACGTGAGCGCCGCCGATGGCGCGCTGATCAACGCCCAGGCGCAAACGGGCGTGGCCAAGGCGGCCATCTCGCGCTTCGTCACCAATGGCAACGGCCCCGCCGCGCCCGTGGTGGCCGACTTCTCGTCGCGCGGCCCGAACCTGTACGACGCCAACCTGCTCAAGCCCGACGTCACGGCGCCTGGCGTGGACATCCTGGCCGGCGGCTCGCCTGCCCTGTCGCGCGCGCAGCGCGACGCCGTGCAGGATGGCAGCCTGGTGCCGGCGCAAGCCTACATCTTCCTGCAAGGCACGTCGATGGCCAGCCCGCACGTCGCCGGCCTGGCCGCCCTGCTGCGCCAGCAGCATCCTGACTGGAGCCCGGCCGCCATCAAGTCGGCCCTGATGACCACCGGCAGCACCACCCTGCCCGACATCCAGACCGGCGACGCGCGCGGCATCCTGCCATGGGGCCAGGGCGCCGGCCACGTGACGCCGAACAAGGCCACGGATCCGGGCCTCGTGTACGACGCCAGCCTGGCCGACTACAAGAAATACATGTGCGGCGTCGGCATGACGGCCGAATGCGCGGGCGGCACGATCGCCGGCTACAACCTGAACGTGCCGTCGATCACCATCGCCAACGTGCTGGGCACGCAAACGGTGACGCGCCGCGTCACCAACGTGGGCAGCAGCAGCGCCACCTACACGGCCAGCGCCTCGATCAGCGGCTACAGCGTGGCGGTGGCGCCTGCCACCCTGGTGCTGGCACCGGGCGAAACCAAATCCTTCAACGTGACCCTGACGCGCACCACGGCGCCGGACAACGCATGGCAATACGGTGCGCTCGTCTGGAGCGACGGCGTGCACACGGTGCGCAGCCCCGTCACGGCCCGCTCGGGCCGCGCGGTGCAGTCGCCGGCATTGCTGCAGTCCGACAAGGTCAGCGGCTTGCGTTCGCTGACCCTGTCCACCGGCTTTGCCGGCAAGGTCGGCGCAGCGACGGGCGGCCTGAAGGAAGTGACGCGCAGCGCGCAAACCATCAGCCAGGCCGTGCCGGGCAGCGTGGAAACGCTGGCGCAGATGGCCACCGCCTGCAAGGCAGGCGCCAGCGGCGTGCGCGTGGTCAATGTCAGCATTCCCGCCAGCACGGTGGTGGCGCGCTTCGAAACCTTCGACCGTGACACCACGGAAGGCGCCGGCAATGACCTCGACCTGCTGCTGCTCAACAGCGCCGGCGCGACCGTCGCCACCTCGGCCACGGCCGGCTCGAACGAGGCGATCACCGTGACCACCCCGGCGGCGGGCAACTACAAGCTGTGCGTGGTCGGCTACGAGCTGGCGAATGGCGCGTCG